Genomic segment of Candidatus Omnitrophota bacterium:
AGGATATTACTACTTTAGGCAGGGGCGGTTCGGATTTAACTGCCGTGGCCCTGGCAAAGGAACTGAGGGCGCGCGAATGCGAGATATACACCGACGTAGAGGGGATTTATACGACGGACCCGCGCATAGAGTCTAAGGCAAAAAAAATTAAGGCCATAACTTATGACGAAATGCTGGAGATGGCGTCATTGGGCGCTCAGGTGATGCAGGCGCGCTCCATTGAAGTAGCTAAAAAATTTGACGTGCCTATACATGTGCGTTCATCTTTCTTAGATAAGGGCGGGACAATGATTATTAAGGAGGTCAAGAGGATGGAAGAGGTAGTGGTCAGCGGCATAACCGCAAATAAAAACGAAGCAAAGATTACGGTCTGCGATGTCCCTGACCGGCCGGGTGTGGCAGCGAGGATATTCAAGGAATTATCCGGCAAGGGGATAAGTGTGGATATGATTGTGCAGAATGTCAGCCATACGCGTCAGACTGATATCTCTTTTACGGTAAGTAAGGCAGAGTTGCGCAAGGCGCTAAGGATTACTAAAAAAATAGCCGGAGGCATTAACACCGGGGATGTCCTGGAAGATCAGAATATAGCCCGTATATCCATAGTAGGTGTAGGTATGAAGTCTCATCACGGTGTTGCCGCTACCATGTTCGGGGCCCTGGCGGAAAATAAAATTAATATTGAGATGATTTCTACTTCCGACATAAGTATATCCTGTATTATACAGAAGAAATTTGCTGAAACTGCGGTGAAGGCGTTACACGAGAAGTTTGGATTAGCAAAATAGGGACGGTTCTCAATTACGGTAAGAACTGTCCCCCATAGGGACACTTTT
This window contains:
- a CDS encoding aspartate kinase gives rise to the protein MHKGLIVQKFGGSSVANIERIRNVAKRVVNYRKKGYDLVVVVSALGDTTDELIGLAARINTEPSEREMDMLLSTGEQISVALLAMAIHKLGFEAISFTGAQVGIITDTSHTRARIIKINTDKIKEELKRGRIVIVAGFQGVALNQDITTLGRGGSDLTAVALAKELRARECEIYTDVEGIYTTDPRIESKAKKIKAITYDEMLEMASLGAQVMQARSIEVAKKFDVPIHVRSSFLDKGGTMIIKEVKRMEEVVVSGITANKNEAKITVCDVPDRPGVAARIFKELSGKGISVDMIVQNVSHTRQTDISFTVSKAELRKALRITKKIAGGINTGDVLEDQNIARISIVGVGMKSHHGVAATMFGALAENKINIEMISTSDISISCIIQKKFAETAVKALHEKFGLAK